The following are encoded together in the Streptomyces sp. NBC_00358 genome:
- a CDS encoding M4 family metallopeptidase — MRRIPRQATAAGALVATAAFLAVGIQTVPAVAKPAPHTSPLRTGGLEAKLTPAQHVALLTKASKQTTATAGTLGLGPKEKLVVKDVVKDNDGTLHTRYERTYAGLPVLGGDIVVHTPPASQATGTVSTTFNNKHAIKVASTTATFTKTAAAAKALGVAKSLKAEKPAADSARKVIWAGTGTPRLAWETVVSGFQDDGTPSKLHVVTDATTGKELTRYEGIETGTGNTQYSGSVTLNTTLSGSTYQLTDSTRGGHKTYSLNNGTSGTGTLMTDSDDVWGTGAGSNTQTAGADAAYGAQMTWDFYKNTFGRSGIKNDGVAAYSRVHYSSAYVNAFWDDSCFCMTYGDGTSSTHALTSLDVAGHEMSHGVTSNTAGLNYTGESGGLNEATSDIFGTGVEFYANNSTDVGDYLIGEKIDINGDGSPLRYMDKPSKDGSSADSWYSGVGNLDVHYSSGPANHMFYLLSEGSGTKVINGTTYTSSTSDGVAVAGIGRAAALQIWYKALTTYMTSSTNYASARTAALNAATALYGAGSAQYAGVANAFAGIAVGSHVTPPTSGVTVTNPGSQSSTVGTAVSLQVSASSTNSGSLTYAASGLPTGLSISSSTGAITGTPTTAGTYSTTVTVTDSTGATGTASFTWTVSTSGGGGTCTSAQLLGNPGFESGSTTWTASSGVITTDTGEAAHGGSYKAWLDGYGSTHTDTLSQSVAVPSGCKATLTFYLHIDTAETTTSSAYDKLTVTAGSTTLATYSNLNKATGYTQKTFDLSSFAGSTVALKFSGVEDSSLQTSFVVDDTALTTS; from the coding sequence GTGAGACGTATCCCCCGTCAGGCGACCGCGGCCGGAGCCCTGGTGGCCACCGCCGCTTTCCTGGCCGTCGGCATACAGACGGTCCCGGCAGTCGCCAAGCCCGCCCCCCACACAAGCCCCCTGCGCACCGGGGGACTTGAGGCAAAGCTCACCCCGGCCCAGCATGTGGCGCTGCTGACGAAGGCGTCGAAGCAGACCACCGCGACCGCCGGCACCCTCGGCCTCGGTCCGAAGGAGAAGCTGGTCGTCAAGGACGTCGTCAAGGACAACGACGGCACCCTGCACACCCGTTACGAGCGCACCTACGCCGGCCTCCCGGTGCTCGGCGGCGACATCGTGGTCCACACCCCGCCGGCCTCGCAGGCCACCGGCACGGTGAGTACGACCTTCAACAACAAGCACGCCATCAAGGTAGCCTCCACCACCGCGACGTTCACCAAGACCGCCGCCGCGGCCAAGGCGCTCGGTGTGGCCAAGTCGCTCAAGGCGGAGAAGCCCGCCGCCGACAGTGCCCGCAAGGTCATCTGGGCCGGCACCGGCACCCCCAGGCTCGCCTGGGAGACCGTGGTCAGCGGATTCCAGGACGACGGCACGCCGAGCAAGCTGCACGTCGTCACGGACGCCACCACCGGCAAGGAACTGACCCGGTACGAGGGCATCGAGACCGGCACCGGCAACACCCAGTACAGCGGATCGGTCACGCTGAACACCACGCTGTCCGGCTCGACGTACCAGCTGACCGACTCCACCCGGGGCGGCCACAAGACGTACTCGCTGAACAACGGCACCTCCGGCACCGGCACCCTGATGACCGACTCCGACGACGTCTGGGGTACGGGCGCGGGCTCCAACACCCAGACCGCCGGCGCGGACGCCGCGTACGGCGCCCAGATGACCTGGGACTTCTACAAGAACACCTTCGGCCGCAGCGGCATCAAGAACGACGGCGTCGCCGCGTACTCGCGCGTCCACTACAGCTCGGCGTACGTCAACGCCTTCTGGGACGACAGCTGCTTCTGCATGACCTACGGCGACGGCACCAGCAGCACCCACGCGCTGACCTCGCTCGACGTCGCGGGCCACGAGATGAGCCACGGCGTCACCTCGAACACCGCGGGCCTGAACTACACCGGTGAGTCCGGCGGTCTGAACGAGGCGACCTCCGACATCTTCGGCACCGGCGTGGAGTTCTACGCCAACAACTCGACCGACGTGGGCGACTACCTCATCGGCGAGAAGATCGACATCAACGGCGACGGCTCGCCGCTGCGTTACATGGACAAGCCGAGCAAGGACGGCAGCTCCGCGGACAGTTGGTACTCCGGCGTCGGCAACCTCGACGTCCACTACTCCTCGGGCCCCGCGAACCACATGTTCTACCTGCTCTCCGAGGGCAGCGGCACCAAGGTCATCAACGGCACCACGTACACCAGCTCGACCTCGGACGGTGTGGCCGTCGCCGGTATCGGCCGGGCCGCGGCCCTGCAGATCTGGTACAAGGCGCTCACGACGTACATGACGTCGAGCACCAACTACGCGAGTGCGCGTACCGCGGCGCTCAATGCGGCGACGGCGCTGTACGGCGCCGGCTCCGCCCAGTACGCGGGCGTGGCGAACGCCTTCGCCGGCATCGCCGTCGGCAGCCACGTCACCCCGCCGACGAGCGGTGTGACCGTCACCAACCCGGGCAGCCAGTCCTCCACCGTCGGCACCGCGGTGAGCCTGCAGGTCTCGGCCAGCAGCACCAACAGCGGCTCCCTGACCTACGCGGCGTCCGGTCTGCCGACCGGTCTGTCGATCAGCAGCTCGACGGGCGCCATCACCGGCACGCCGACCACCGCGGGGACGTACAGCACGACCGTCACCGTCACGGACAGCACCGGCGCGACGGGCACGGCGTCCTTCACCTGGACGGTCAGCACCTCGGGCGGTGGCGGCACCTGCACCTCGGCCCAACTGCTCGGCAACCCCGGCTTCGAGTCGGGCAGCACCACCTGGACCGCGTCCAGCGGGGTCATCACCACGGACACCGGCGAAGCGGCCCACGGCGGCTCCTACAAGGCGTGGCTGGACGGCTACGGCTCGACCCACACCGACACGCTGTCCCAGTCGGTGGCCGTCCCCAGCGGCTGCAAGGCCACGCTGACGTTCTACCTGCACATCGACACCGCCGAGACGACCACCAGCTCCGCGTACGACAAGCTGACGGTCACGGCCGGATCGACCACGCTGGCGACCTACTCCAACCTCAACAAGGCCACCGGCTACACGCAGAAGACGTTCGACCTGTCCTCCTTCGCCGGATCGACCGTCGCGCTCAAGTTCAGCGGCGTCGAGGACTCCTCGCTCCAGACCAGCTTCGTCGTGGACGACACCGCCCTGACGACCAGCTGA
- a CDS encoding L-threonylcarbamoyladenylate synthase — protein MAKYFDVHPENPQRRIISQVVEIVRSGGLIVYPTDSCFALGCALGNRDGIDRIRSIRQLDERHHFTLMCEDFAQLGHFVRIDNAVFRTVKAATPGSYTFILPATKEAPRRLLHPKKKTVGVRIPDHVVAQAILAELGEPLLSSTLLLPEEEKPLTQGWEIKDRLDHVVDAVIDSGDCGTEPTTVIDFSGAEPELVRLGAGDPSRFE, from the coding sequence ATGGCCAAGTACTTCGACGTCCACCCGGAGAACCCGCAGCGGCGCATCATCAGCCAGGTGGTGGAGATCGTCCGCAGCGGCGGGCTGATCGTCTACCCGACGGACTCCTGCTTCGCACTCGGCTGCGCGCTCGGCAACCGGGACGGGATCGACCGCATCCGCTCGATCCGCCAACTCGACGAACGGCACCACTTCACGCTGATGTGCGAGGACTTCGCGCAGCTGGGGCACTTCGTACGGATCGACAACGCGGTTTTCCGCACGGTGAAGGCGGCCACTCCTGGCAGCTACACCTTCATCCTCCCGGCGACGAAGGAGGCTCCGCGCAGGCTGCTGCACCCGAAGAAGAAGACCGTCGGGGTGCGGATCCCGGACCATGTCGTCGCCCAGGCGATCCTCGCCGAACTCGGCGAGCCGCTCCTGTCGAGCACCCTGCTCCTGCCGGAGGAGGAGAAACCGCTGACCCAGGGCTGGGAGATCAAGGACCGCCTCGACCACGTGGTGGACGCGGTCATCGACTCCGGCGACTGCGGCACCGAGCCGACGACCGTCATCGACTTCTCCGGCGCCGAACCCGAGCTCGTACGTCTCGGCGCGGGTGACCCGTCCCGGTTCGAGTAG
- a CDS encoding NAD(P)H-dependent amine dehydrogenase family protein, whose product MISTVVWGTGNVGRAAIRAVEAHPKLKLAAVLVHDPGKVGRDAGELAGLDHGLGVAASDDIDAVLAAGPGAVVYAATGDIRPDEALADIGRAIRAGAVVVTPALYPLYDQRSAPPEFREPVLAAIADGGGSLFVSGVDPGWGNDVLPLLISGLGTTVDAIRCQEIFDYSTYEQEESVRYLVGMGQPMDYEPLMLAPSIPTMVWGGQIRLMARALGVELDDIRETMERRALTDTVSTRTMGEFAAGTQGAVRFEVQGIVGGEPRIVIEHVTRIHASCAPDWPTPPDGDGAHRVVIEGRPRIEVTVTATDEGDNRSAGGNATAVGRLVGAVDWLVDAEPGLYDALDVPLRPAVGRLGRK is encoded by the coding sequence ATGATTTCCACGGTGGTCTGGGGTACCGGCAATGTCGGCCGCGCGGCCATCCGCGCCGTCGAGGCCCATCCGAAGCTGAAACTCGCGGCCGTGCTCGTCCACGACCCCGGCAAGGTCGGCCGCGACGCGGGCGAGCTCGCCGGGCTCGACCACGGCCTCGGCGTCGCGGCGAGCGACGACATCGACGCGGTCCTGGCCGCGGGCCCCGGGGCCGTGGTCTACGCGGCCACCGGGGACATCCGCCCCGACGAGGCCCTCGCCGACATCGGCAGGGCGATCCGGGCCGGTGCGGTGGTCGTCACCCCCGCCCTGTACCCGCTCTACGACCAGCGCAGCGCCCCGCCGGAGTTCCGGGAACCCGTGCTCGCCGCCATCGCGGACGGCGGCGGCTCCCTGTTCGTCTCCGGAGTCGATCCCGGCTGGGGCAACGACGTCCTGCCCCTGCTGATCAGCGGGCTCGGCACCACCGTCGACGCCATCCGCTGCCAGGAGATCTTCGACTACTCCACGTACGAACAGGAGGAGTCCGTCCGGTACCTGGTCGGCATGGGGCAGCCGATGGACTACGAGCCGCTGATGCTCGCCCCGTCGATCCCGACCATGGTGTGGGGCGGCCAGATACGGCTCATGGCGCGGGCACTCGGTGTCGAACTCGACGACATCCGCGAGACGATGGAACGACGCGCGCTGACGGACACCGTGAGCACCCGCACCATGGGAGAGTTCGCGGCCGGTACCCAGGGCGCCGTGCGGTTCGAGGTGCAGGGAATCGTCGGGGGAGAGCCCCGGATCGTCATCGAGCACGTCACCCGCATCCACGCCTCCTGCGCGCCGGACTGGCCGACGCCGCCCGACGGGGACGGCGCCCACCGCGTGGTCATCGAGGGCCGTCCGCGCATCGAGGTCACCGTCACGGCCACCGACGAGGGCGACAACCGCTCCGCCGGCGGGAACGCCACCGCGGTCGGCCGTCTGGTCGGTGCCGTCGACTGGCTGGTGGACGCGGAACCAGGGCTCTACGACGCACTCGACGTCCCGCTGCGCCCCGCAGTCGGCCGACTCGGAAGGAAGTGA
- a CDS encoding carboxymuconolactone decarboxylase family protein: MHIDIPEGQEPIGYVWGEMVPGIGMAAANFSLSVYEHTTLGLREFEAARLRVAQINGCLFCLDWRTEREGRKVEEEFAEAVAQWRTTDAFDDRTRLAAEYAERYALDHHGLDEEFWTRMTALYSQREIVELTMSIGSWLAFGRLNHVLGLDTVCVLPTH; the protein is encoded by the coding sequence CTGCACATCGACATTCCCGAGGGACAGGAACCGATCGGATACGTGTGGGGCGAGATGGTGCCCGGCATCGGCATGGCCGCCGCGAACTTCTCCCTGTCGGTGTACGAGCACACGACCCTGGGGCTGCGCGAGTTCGAGGCCGCCCGGCTGCGCGTCGCGCAGATCAACGGGTGCCTGTTCTGCCTCGACTGGCGTACGGAGCGGGAGGGCCGCAAGGTCGAGGAGGAGTTCGCGGAGGCGGTGGCCCAGTGGCGTACCACCGACGCCTTCGACGACCGGACACGGCTGGCCGCGGAGTACGCCGAGCGCTACGCCCTGGATCACCATGGTCTGGACGAGGAGTTCTGGACCCGGATGACCGCGCTGTACAGCCAGCGGGAGATCGTGGAGCTGACCATGAGCATCGGCTCCTGGCTGGCGTTCGGCCGGCTCAACCATGTCCTCGGCCTGGACACCGTGTGCGTGCTGCCGACCCATTGA
- a CDS encoding GMC oxidoreductase, whose amino-acid sequence MGDINQHNTDSRGVSRRRFIAGTGSILGAVSLAGRAVAAPARIATAASSIPSGAHVPVLVIGTGYGGSVAALRLAQAGVDVQMVEMGMAWDTPGSDGKIFANTTSPDQRSYWLRTKTKQPLSNFLGFPIDKDIPRYTGILDAEEMGQIIVYQGRGVGGGSLVNGGMAVTPKRENFGAILPSVNADEMYATYYPRANAGLGTGLIDPAWFDTTDCYQYARVGRKQAQRSGFPFVFVPDVYDWDYMKQEAAGTATKSALAGEILYGNNYGKKSLQKTYLAQATATGRVTISPLHKVTSVSPAAGGGYTVLIDQLNTNGDATASKTVTADRVFFAAGSVGTSKLLVKLKATGALPGLNGEIGQGWGDNGNVMCGRANQIWDPTGSLQASIPCGGIDNWTAGGAFAEVAPLPTGIETWASFYLSITKNPNRAQFTWNAATGSVDLNWQTAWKQPAIDMAKSIFDKINAKEGTIYRTDLFGVYKIWGDHLTYHPLGGAVLNKATDNYGRLKGYSGLYVIDGALIPGNTSVNPFVTITALAERNIENIIAVDL is encoded by the coding sequence ATGGGTGACATCAACCAGCACAACACGGATTCCAGAGGTGTCTCGCGGCGACGATTCATTGCTGGAACAGGTTCTATTCTTGGAGCGGTGAGCCTCGCCGGCCGCGCCGTCGCGGCCCCGGCTCGGATCGCCACGGCGGCCTCGTCGATCCCTTCCGGAGCACATGTCCCGGTCCTGGTGATCGGCACCGGGTACGGCGGCTCCGTCGCCGCCCTGCGCCTCGCCCAGGCGGGCGTCGACGTGCAGATGGTCGAGATGGGCATGGCCTGGGACACCCCGGGCTCCGACGGCAAGATCTTCGCCAACACGACCAGCCCGGACCAGCGTTCGTACTGGCTGCGGACCAAGACCAAGCAGCCTCTCAGCAACTTCCTCGGCTTCCCCATCGACAAGGACATCCCCCGCTACACCGGGATCCTGGACGCCGAGGAGATGGGCCAGATCATCGTGTACCAGGGCCGCGGCGTCGGTGGCGGATCGCTCGTCAACGGAGGCATGGCGGTCACCCCCAAGCGGGAGAACTTCGGCGCCATCCTCCCGTCGGTGAACGCCGACGAGATGTACGCGACCTACTATCCGCGCGCCAACGCCGGGCTCGGCACCGGTCTCATCGACCCGGCCTGGTTCGACACCACCGACTGCTACCAGTACGCGCGGGTCGGCCGCAAGCAGGCCCAGCGTTCCGGTTTCCCCTTCGTCTTCGTGCCCGACGTCTACGACTGGGACTACATGAAGCAGGAGGCCGCGGGCACCGCCACCAAGTCGGCGCTCGCCGGGGAGATCCTCTACGGCAACAACTACGGCAAGAAGTCGCTCCAGAAGACCTATCTCGCCCAGGCCACGGCCACCGGCAGGGTCACCATCTCACCGCTGCACAAGGTCACTTCGGTCTCCCCCGCGGCCGGCGGCGGCTACACCGTCCTGATCGACCAGCTCAACACCAACGGCGACGCCACGGCCTCCAAGACGGTGACCGCGGACCGGGTGTTCTTCGCGGCCGGAAGCGTCGGAACGAGCAAGCTCCTGGTCAAGCTCAAGGCGACCGGCGCACTGCCCGGCCTCAACGGCGAGATCGGCCAGGGCTGGGGAGACAACGGCAACGTCATGTGCGGCCGGGCGAACCAGATCTGGGATCCGACCGGCTCGCTCCAGGCCAGCATCCCCTGCGGCGGCATCGACAACTGGACGGCGGGCGGCGCCTTCGCCGAGGTGGCACCACTGCCCACCGGGATCGAGACCTGGGCCTCGTTCTATCTGTCCATCACCAAGAACCCGAACCGCGCCCAGTTCACCTGGAACGCCGCCACCGGCTCCGTCGACCTCAACTGGCAGACCGCCTGGAAGCAGCCCGCCATCGACATGGCCAAGTCGATCTTCGACAAGATCAACGCGAAGGAGGGCACGATCTACCGGACCGACCTCTTCGGCGTGTACAAGATCTGGGGCGACCACCTCACCTACCACCCGCTCGGCGGCGCCGTGCTCAACAAGGCGACCGACAACTACGGCCGCCTGAAGGGCTATTCGGGCCTGTACGTCATCGACGGCGCGCTTATTCCCGGCAACACCAGCGTCAACCCGTTCGTCACGATCACGGCCCTCGCCGAGCGGAACATCGAGAACATCATCGCCGTCGACCTCTAG
- the kstD gene encoding 3-oxosteroid 1-dehydrogenase, with protein MSPNADPARRTDSFSAPGPSRRRVLGAATGASLALAAGVAGAGAGAAADLPLLGTYDVVVVGSGAAGMTAALTAAKQGLSCVVLEKAATFGGSAARSGAGIWIPNNPVILAAGVPDTPAKAAAYLAAVVGPDVPAERRQAFLGNGPAMISFVMANSPLRFRWMEGYSDYYPELPGGLPGGRSMEPDQLDGNILGAELAHLNPAYLAVPAGMVVFSADYKWLTLAAVSAKGAAVATECLARGTSAALLGQKPLTMGQSLAAGLRAGLLTAQVPVRLNTPLSDLYIENGAVTGAVVTRNGASGLVRARRGVIVGSGGFEHNAAMRAEFQRQPIGTAWTVGAKENTGDGIQAGRRAGAALDLMDDAWWGPAVPLPDQPYFCLAERTLPGGLLVNAAGARFVNEAGPYSDVVHTMYDRNPGAPDIPAWLVVDQNYRNRYLFKDVAPTFTFPDSWYTSGAVYKAWTLDDLAGRIGVPAAALRTTVSRFNSLALSGTDSDFHRGDSVYDHYYTDPAVLPNSCLAPLWLPPFYAFRIVPGDLGTKGGLRTDGRARVLRPDGTAIPGLYAAGNASAAVMGHSYAGAGSTIGPAMTFGYIAALDIAAT; from the coding sequence ATGTCCCCGAACGCGGACCCCGCCAGACGTACCGACTCCTTCTCGGCCCCCGGCCCCTCACGCCGGCGGGTGCTCGGCGCGGCGACGGGCGCCTCGCTCGCGCTCGCCGCCGGCGTCGCCGGAGCGGGAGCCGGCGCCGCGGCCGACCTGCCCCTGCTCGGCACGTACGACGTCGTCGTGGTCGGCTCGGGAGCCGCCGGCATGACCGCGGCGCTGACCGCCGCGAAACAGGGCCTGAGCTGCGTGGTCCTGGAGAAGGCGGCCACCTTCGGAGGCTCGGCGGCACGCTCGGGCGCGGGGATCTGGATCCCCAACAACCCGGTGATCCTCGCCGCCGGAGTCCCCGACACCCCGGCGAAGGCCGCCGCCTACCTCGCGGCCGTGGTCGGCCCGGACGTCCCGGCCGAGCGGCGCCAGGCCTTCCTCGGCAACGGACCGGCCATGATCTCCTTCGTCATGGCCAACAGCCCGCTGCGCTTCCGCTGGATGGAGGGCTACAGCGACTACTACCCGGAGCTCCCCGGCGGCCTCCCGGGCGGCCGCTCCATGGAGCCCGACCAGCTCGACGGCAACATCCTCGGAGCCGAACTCGCCCACCTCAACCCGGCGTACCTGGCGGTCCCGGCCGGGATGGTCGTCTTCAGCGCCGACTACAAATGGCTCACCCTCGCCGCCGTGAGCGCGAAGGGCGCGGCCGTCGCCACCGAGTGCCTGGCCCGGGGCACCAGCGCGGCACTGCTCGGCCAGAAGCCGCTGACGATGGGCCAGTCGCTCGCGGCCGGGCTGCGCGCGGGCCTGCTCACCGCCCAGGTCCCGGTCCGGCTGAACACCCCGCTGTCCGACCTGTACATCGAGAACGGCGCCGTCACCGGCGCGGTGGTCACCCGCAACGGCGCGTCCGGCCTGGTCAGGGCCCGGCGCGGGGTCATCGTCGGCTCCGGCGGCTTCGAGCACAACGCCGCCATGCGCGCCGAGTTCCAGCGGCAGCCGATCGGGACCGCCTGGACGGTGGGCGCCAAGGAGAACACCGGCGACGGCATCCAGGCGGGCCGGCGGGCCGGAGCGGCGCTCGACCTGATGGACGACGCCTGGTGGGGCCCGGCCGTCCCGCTGCCCGACCAGCCCTACTTCTGCCTCGCCGAACGCACCCTGCCCGGCGGCCTGCTGGTCAACGCGGCCGGGGCGCGCTTCGTCAACGAGGCCGGGCCCTACAGCGACGTCGTGCACACGATGTACGACCGTAACCCGGGCGCTCCGGACATCCCGGCGTGGCTGGTGGTGGACCAGAACTACCGCAACCGCTACCTGTTCAAGGACGTCGCGCCGACCTTCACGTTCCCCGACTCCTGGTACACCTCGGGCGCCGTGTACAAGGCGTGGACCCTGGACGACCTCGCCGGCCGGATCGGCGTCCCCGCGGCCGCCCTGCGCACCACCGTCAGCCGCTTCAACAGCCTGGCGCTGAGCGGTACCGACTCGGACTTCCACCGCGGCGACAGCGTCTACGACCACTACTACACGGACCCCGCGGTCCTCCCCAATTCCTGTCTGGCCCCGCTCTGGCTCCCGCCGTTCTACGCCTTCAGGATCGTCCCGGGCGATCTGGGCACCAAGGGCGGCCTGCGTACGGACGGCCGGGCACGCGTACTGCGCCCGGACGGCACGGCCATCCCCGGCCTGTACGCGGCGGGCAACGCCAGCGCGGCCGTCATGGGCCACAGCTACGCGGGAGCGGGCTCGACGATCGGTCCCGCGATGACCTTCGGGTACATCGCGGCCCTCGACATCGCGGCGACCTGA
- a CDS encoding PP2C family protein-serine/threonine phosphatase produces the protein MATKAAPGQRDDRRGWLRGSPPPRWVRLLPPILLLGVCVGELASSHALDIGFLLGAIPSLAVLSYGPLATAAFGAVVVLLLHVPALQLNHPGNADLLTITFIAVLSVFVSLVRSRRDAHLVTVRSVAEAAQLAVLPPLPDRVGPVRCAGLYRPAQRETLVGGDFFDVRGGPFGVRAVMGDVQGHGLSAVGTVASLLGAFRETVLDQRDLEEAAARLDRRLVVDSAAVDHAELFATVLLLEFPPDAATVRLVSCGHPYPLLLRGTKALELDTEPGAPVGLGFFELSPPKGRTVDLEPGDRLFLASDGVSESRDPAGAFYPLPDRLAAFAEEPPDALIDCVWHDLVQFCPSIRDDVSILVLTPRVGGAGGDDDG, from the coding sequence ATGGCCACGAAGGCCGCGCCCGGTCAGCGGGACGACCGCCGGGGATGGCTGCGCGGCTCGCCCCCTCCTCGGTGGGTACGGCTCCTGCCGCCGATCCTGCTGCTGGGGGTCTGCGTCGGTGAGCTCGCGAGCAGCCACGCGCTGGACATCGGTTTTCTGCTGGGCGCCATCCCCTCCCTGGCCGTCCTCTCCTACGGGCCCCTCGCGACGGCCGCCTTCGGCGCGGTCGTCGTACTCCTGCTGCACGTTCCCGCCCTGCAGCTCAACCATCCGGGCAACGCGGACCTGCTCACCATCACCTTCATCGCCGTGCTCAGCGTGTTCGTGTCCCTGGTCCGCAGCCGCAGGGACGCGCATCTGGTCACCGTGCGGTCGGTGGCCGAGGCCGCTCAACTCGCCGTTCTGCCCCCGCTGCCCGACCGCGTCGGGCCGGTCCGCTGCGCGGGGCTGTACCGGCCCGCGCAGCGCGAGACGCTGGTCGGGGGCGACTTCTTCGACGTACGCGGCGGACCGTTCGGAGTCCGGGCCGTGATGGGTGACGTACAGGGGCACGGACTGTCCGCCGTGGGAACCGTCGCCTCGCTGCTCGGGGCGTTCCGGGAGACGGTGCTGGACCAGCGCGATCTGGAGGAGGCCGCGGCCCGGCTCGACCGCCGGCTGGTGGTGGACTCCGCGGCGGTCGATCACGCCGAGCTGTTCGCCACCGTGCTTCTCCTGGAGTTCCCGCCCGACGCGGCCACGGTGCGACTGGTGTCGTGCGGGCACCCGTACCCGCTGCTGCTGCGCGGCACGAAGGCCCTGGAGCTCGACACCGAGCCGGGAGCCCCGGTGGGGCTGGGGTTCTTCGAACTGTCCCCGCCGAAAGGGCGCACCGTCGATCTGGAGCCCGGCGACCGGCTCTTCCTGGCGTCGGACGGCGTGAGCGAAAGCCGTGATCCGGCCGGTGCCTTCTACCCGCTGCCGGATCGGCTGGCCGCGTTCGCCGAGGAGCCGCCGGACGCGCTCATCGACTGTGTGTGGCACGACCTCGTCCAGTTCTGCCCCTCGATCCGGGACGACGTGTCCATCCTGGTTCTGACGCCGCGGGTCGGCGGGGCGGGAGGCGACGACGACGGCTGA